One window of Nymphaea colorata isolate Beijing-Zhang1983 chromosome 1, ASM883128v2, whole genome shotgun sequence genomic DNA carries:
- the LOC116265234 gene encoding cytochrome c isoform X1: MASFAEAPPGDAKAGEKIFKTKCAQCHTVDKGAGHKQGPNLNGLFGRQSGTAPGYSYSAANKNMAVMWDESTLYDYLLNPKKFSELHQFIPGTKMVFPGLKKPQERADLIAYLKQAAS; this comes from the exons ATGGCGTCGTTTGCGGAGGCTCCGCCGGGGGATGCGAAGGCGGGGGAGAAGATCTTCAAGACGAAGTGCGCTCAGTGCCATACCGTCGACAAGGGTGCCGGCCATAAGCAAG GTCCCAATTTGAACGGGCTGTTTGGAAGGCAGTCTGGCACTGCGCCTGGTTACTCATATTCTGCTGCTAACAAGAATATGGCTGTCATGTGGGATGAGTCAACCTTGTATGATTACTTACTCAATCCAAAGAAG TTCTCGGAATTGCACCAGTTCATCCCTGGGACGAAAATGGTTTTCCCTGGTTTGAAGAAACCTCAGGAACGAGCCGATCTGATCGCATATCTAAAGCAAGCCGCTTCCTGA
- the LOC116265234 gene encoding cytochrome c isoform X2, which translates to MASFAEAPPGDAKAGEKIFKTKCAQCHTVDKGAGHKQGPNLNGLFGRQSGTAPGYSYSAANKNMAVMWDESTLYDYLLNPKKFIPGTKMVFPGLKKPQERADLIAYLKQAAS; encoded by the exons ATGGCGTCGTTTGCGGAGGCTCCGCCGGGGGATGCGAAGGCGGGGGAGAAGATCTTCAAGACGAAGTGCGCTCAGTGCCATACCGTCGACAAGGGTGCCGGCCATAAGCAAG GTCCCAATTTGAACGGGCTGTTTGGAAGGCAGTCTGGCACTGCGCCTGGTTACTCATATTCTGCTGCTAACAAGAATATGGCTGTCATGTGGGATGAGTCAACCTTGTATGATTACTTACTCAATCCAAAGAAG TTCATCCCTGGGACGAAAATGGTTTTCCCTGGTTTGAAGAAACCTCAGGAACGAGCCGATCTGATCGCATATCTAAAGCAAGCCGCTTCCTGA
- the LOC116262134 gene encoding uncharacterized protein LOC116262134 isoform X1 — protein sequence MDAKELSSLPEDAEEESPPNPPPSAFSSVPDRPPIQTPLQKYGPLEWSGYFDKEEDVTIPGTTDVFHVYSAGSDGPVVFCIHGGGYTGLSFALSASQIKKNARVVAMDLRGHGKSFTENDWDLSIETLCSDVVSVLKVLYGDSFPAIVLVGHSMGGSVAVHLSAKKMISNLQGLVVVDVVEGTAMASLIHMQKILSNRPQHFRTIEKAIEWSVRGGSLRNIESARISVPSTLTYNEAKNCYTYRTPLEETEKYWKGWYEGLSDKFLSCPVPKLLLLAGTDRLDKILTIGQMQGKFQMVVVRYTGHAIQEDAHDEFASLVLNFISRNRIGPCGVEIPGLRRPLK from the exons ATGGACGCCAAGGAACTCTCCTCTCTCCCCGAGGACGCTGAAGAAGAGTCGCCGCCGAACCCTCCTCCGTCGGCCTTCTCTTCAGTCCCCGATCGTCCGCCGATTCA AACTCCACTTCAAAAGTATGGACCGCTGGAATGGTCGGGGTATTTTGACAAAGAGGAAGATGTTACTATTCCTGGAACAACAGAT GTCTTCCATGTATATTCTGCTGGATCCGATGGACCTGTTGTTTTTTGTATTCATGGGGGTGGATATACTGG GCTTTCCTTTGCCTTGTCTGCAAGTCAGATCAAGAAGAATGCTCGGGTTGTAGCCATGGATCTTAGAGGACATGGGAAGTCATTCACCGAAAATGACTGGGACTTATCTATAGAG ACCCTTTGCTCTGATGTGGTGAGTGTTTTGAAGGTGTTGTATGGTGATTCATTTCCTGCAATTGTGCTGGTTGGACACAG CATGGGAGGATCTGTTGCTGTGCATTTGTCGGCGAAgaaaatgatttcaaatttgCAAGGATTAGTTGTGGTTGACGTGGTAGAG GGGACTGCAATGGCATCTTTGATCCATATGCAGAAAATTCTTTCAAATAGGCCACAGCATTTTCGTACAATTGAAAAAGCA ATTGAATGGAGCGTCAGAGGAGGCTCTTTGAGGAATATCGAGTCTGCTCGTATTTCAGTTCCATCAACTTTAACTTATAATGAAGCAAAAAACTG TTACACATATCGGACACCTCTAGAAGAAACTGAGAAATACTGGAAAGGCTG GTACGAAGGGCTTTCAGACAAGTTTCTTTCATGTCCAGTGCCAAAGCTGTTATTGCTGGCAGGAACCGACAGATTGGATAA AATCTTAACCATTGGCCAGATGCAAGGGAAGTTTCAAATGGTTGTCGTGCGGTATACTGGACATGCAATTCAG GAAGATGCTCATGATGAATTTGCTTCTCTTGTGCTCAACTTCATTTCTCGTAATCGCATTGGTCCTTGTGGTGTTGAG ATCCCGGGTCTTAGACGACCCCTTAAATGA
- the LOC116262134 gene encoding uncharacterized protein LOC116262134 isoform X2, protein MDAKELSSLPEDAEEESPPNPPPSAFSSVPDRPPIQTPLQKYGPLEWSGYFDKEEDVTIPGTTDVFHVYSAGSDGPVVFCIHGGGYTGLSFALSASQIKKNARVVAMDLRGHGKSFTENDWDLSIETLCSDVVSVLKVLYGDSFPAIVLVGHSMGGSVAVHLSAKKMISNLQGLVVVDVVEGTAMASLIHMQKILSNRPQHFRTIEKAIEWSVRGGSLRNIESARISVPSTLTYNEAKNCYTYRTPLEETEKYWKGWYEGLSDKFLSCPVPKLLLLAGTDRLDKILTIGQMQGKFQMVVVRYTGHAIQEDAHDEFASLVLNFISRNRIGPCGVE, encoded by the exons ATGGACGCCAAGGAACTCTCCTCTCTCCCCGAGGACGCTGAAGAAGAGTCGCCGCCGAACCCTCCTCCGTCGGCCTTCTCTTCAGTCCCCGATCGTCCGCCGATTCA AACTCCACTTCAAAAGTATGGACCGCTGGAATGGTCGGGGTATTTTGACAAAGAGGAAGATGTTACTATTCCTGGAACAACAGAT GTCTTCCATGTATATTCTGCTGGATCCGATGGACCTGTTGTTTTTTGTATTCATGGGGGTGGATATACTGG GCTTTCCTTTGCCTTGTCTGCAAGTCAGATCAAGAAGAATGCTCGGGTTGTAGCCATGGATCTTAGAGGACATGGGAAGTCATTCACCGAAAATGACTGGGACTTATCTATAGAG ACCCTTTGCTCTGATGTGGTGAGTGTTTTGAAGGTGTTGTATGGTGATTCATTTCCTGCAATTGTGCTGGTTGGACACAG CATGGGAGGATCTGTTGCTGTGCATTTGTCGGCGAAgaaaatgatttcaaatttgCAAGGATTAGTTGTGGTTGACGTGGTAGAG GGGACTGCAATGGCATCTTTGATCCATATGCAGAAAATTCTTTCAAATAGGCCACAGCATTTTCGTACAATTGAAAAAGCA ATTGAATGGAGCGTCAGAGGAGGCTCTTTGAGGAATATCGAGTCTGCTCGTATTTCAGTTCCATCAACTTTAACTTATAATGAAGCAAAAAACTG TTACACATATCGGACACCTCTAGAAGAAACTGAGAAATACTGGAAAGGCTG GTACGAAGGGCTTTCAGACAAGTTTCTTTCATGTCCAGTGCCAAAGCTGTTATTGCTGGCAGGAACCGACAGATTGGATAA AATCTTAACCATTGGCCAGATGCAAGGGAAGTTTCAAATGGTTGTCGTGCGGTATACTGGACATGCAATTCAG GAAGATGCTCATGATGAATTTGCTTCTCTTGTGCTCAACTTCATTTCTCGTAATCGCATTGGTCCTTGTGGTGTTGAG TAA